GAGTGTACTTACATGACGTTTTGTTGACAAAACAACAGCTGGAGTGTACTTACATGACGTTTTGTTGACAAAACAAGAGTTGGAGTGTACTTACATGATGTTTTGGGTTTGACGACTTTGACGCTGGCCTCTGCGGCCTTCATCGCTACACTCTGGGCCTGCGGCTTGAGGGCAGCCCGCACGGCGCCTGCGCAGATGGCCGAGAAGCGAATGTAGCTGCAAAACAACACTCTGTTAGCAGCATGCTAAAGGACAAATATTAAATGACCGCCTTTATTAACTAAGCATGGAACTTTTGACGGCGGCGTGTTAGCGGGAATAAGCAGCATTGTTAGCGGGAATAAAGCAGCGTCAAAAGTACAAACAATAAATGACGAAAGTGCGGCTAGGGTgactagcattagcattagctaccCAGCACTGCTTCGTCTAAGCAGTACGACATAAGGCCAACTCAACACTTTTTCATTGAGAAAGTAGACAATGTCACATAATAAAGTGGTGATATTTAACAGTATTTATCCTTATTCACCTCAGTCCTGCTTGTCTCCAGTAAGCAACCATCTTGTCAGCCTCAAGGACAGGTCGGATGTGTGCCTGGTGACGTCATTTACAAGCGCCGagctatttattttaattatttatttatttatgtgtatgtttgaattttttattttaagcaaACCTTCgtttagtgtattttttttactagtACGCAAGCTATTCGTTTTggacaaaacattaataaaacattcATCTATCACAGCACGTAATATTGCAAGCCCAGGAAGTGACGTTTCTTCGCGCATGCGTGGTGGataggttttatttgtattttattttgataacattaaacaattaaaataatgACAACCAAATAGTTTGTAACACACAGACGTAAATGACAAACAAATAGCaggaaacaaattaaataaaaaacaagaaACATGCGCGAGGGATGACACTAGAatcaaataaaagtaaataattgtatttaattttcaggctgtttatttcaattttatTTGATGGTGATCgtttttatgattatttttagAACGTAAGAGGTGAGCATGGCCTTTTTGACATTTGGTTTACAAAAAGACACGCCCCTTGAAGTCACGCCCACCGGGGCAGTAACAACGCGAGTGGACGCTTGATTTGTGACGTCATCCAATATCGTCGGATGTAACGCAATGATGCAACGCAGGAATATTAATATGATGTTGTTGGCTAAGTTTtacattcataaatgtaagtttctcaatacccgacctgttttttgtgcctttaaaaaataattagtacTCTACGTTACTCtacgagtaaaacaacttgcactgagcctagtctataaaatccatctccatcctccttcaaaaccgcaataatagtacacctccaggcaacttcaaccctaaactaacaccctcccctccCTTCCCCTTCCTcgtcatacctcttcggattgtaaataatcaaatgtagacacgttttcttataatttctgatctctctctccgtgtccactacttgctgtacatatcctaccaagtcagtcctacactgttccaatgtccatttctctgatgatgcaattgttgatgactgaagtgttgataccaaccaaacctaaacccccccaccccccacccccctccatatcccacaccccggattgtaaataatgtaaataattcaatgtgtatactctgatgattatcttgtgtgatgactgtattatgaagatagtatatatctgtatcatgaatcaatttaagtggaccccgacttaaacaagttgaaaaacttattcgggtgttaccatttagtggtcaattgtacggaatatgtactgtactgtgtaccgtattttccgcactataaggcgcacctaaaaaccacacattttctcaaaagctgacagtgcgccttataacccggtgcgctttattacgattcattttcataaagtttcgatctcgcaacttcggtaaacagccgccatcttttttcccggtagaacaggaagcgcttcttcttctacgcaagcaaccgccaaggaaagcacccgcccccatagaacaggaagcgctttaagcaaccacccgcccccggaagaagaagaaaaaacgcgcggatatcaccgtacgtttcatttcctgtttacatctgtaaagaccacaaaatggctcctactaagcgacaaggatccggttcataaaaagacgcaatctctccatccgcacacggattactaccgtatttcacagcaactgatattcctgtgaaccgcactgtggaacgggagcacgtacggtgaatattcgcaccacggaatgagaagtcatccttcactgtggttctagcttgccatgctaacttccacccatggtgatattcaaaaggaagaccttgccaaaagagacctttccagccggcgtcatcataaaagctaactcgaagggatggatggatgaagaaaagatgagcgagtggttaagggaagtttacgcgaagaggccgggtggcttttttcacacagctccgaaggcgaacacaccttcactaagacgggcagacagcgccggacgacatacgccaacatttgccagtggatcgtaaatgcctgggcagatatttcggtcacaactgtggtccgagctttccggaaggcaggattcacagaacaacagcgacactgactccgatgacttcgacgagacggagccggccatttttggatcccacgcttgcgcaacttttcaattcggacaccgaagacgaagaattcgaaggatttacgaatgaagaataacttcagaaggtgagcgctatgtttattttgtgtgttgtgacattaacgttcgagcaacattatgttgctattgctctacaccattttgaattttactatgtttgtgattgcacatttgcgtacattttgggacagagttgttagaacgctggttttcaatatattattaaagtttgactgaactatctgactgtttttttgacattccctttagcgcagcgtaggcgcggcttataatccggggcggcttattggtggacaaagttatgaaatatgtaattcattgaaggtgcggctaataatccggtgcgccttatagtgcggaaaatacggtaatctactaataaaagtttcaatcaatcaatcaatcattacgttaaaacactctctacctctaacaaccaaaaagctgtgaaaatgatgacgctgtgctccaaatttaaaTGATTTACTGAATTTGTGTGAGCCTATGACTGTAAATTGCTGTTGTGCATCACAGTGGAGTTGGCACACTCCAAAACACTATTACAGGGTTGTATTGCATCACAGTGACTATGATAAAAAGGCCCATTATATTTGTCAGGTTTTTGAGATTCAGACAACTAACTTTATAGTTGCTAACATTGATGGATACAACTCAGTGCCTGACAATAATATTTGATATAGTGAGGTGGAAGATTTAGTGAGGTGTAAAATAAAATTGTACATTGCAAATGCTTCTATACTTAGTGTCAACACTGTCCTTGGCAAGTCACTTGAGAGATGGCCACCAGCCTCTCAAAATAGTGTCAGCTCAAATTTAAAGTTACTAATGCAAAGGCTTGATTTCATTGATGCCTGGAGATCTAAAAATCCTGAAAAGAAATCCTTCACCTGGTCAAATAAGTCAGGCTCAAGAAAATCTAGAATAGACATGTGGTTCATTTGTAACGCACTGCaagacagtgttactgttcaagttCTCTCCACTGCTTTGACTGATCATGCAGATTCACATCTCTCTACATCCCTTTCACCATTgtcctacactgtaaaaaaaaattctgtaaaaaaaacggtcatctacgaCTGCCAAACGagaaccataaaattaaagtaaaacattgtaaaccaaataatgatcaaagacattatatttacagaaattttaatgaaacgttttgcggaaaaatattgtaattttacagatttttactcaATTATAAAggtcaaccacctttaataaagtgacgatgcaaactgttctgcagaaaaataccttcattctacagagtttttccaaattattatgatcaaacacctttaatgaagtgacaatgctgtcagttccacagaaaaataccattattttacagatttttttctgaattgttaagatcaaccacctttaataaagtgatgatgcaaacagttctgcagaaaaatacctttattgttagtatggacatagacttttatataacaagctacatatttaatgaaagataattactgtaatttttcaTGAATTTGAAAattatttaagaaaacagaaaatgctatgtataattaatttggtatttttctgtaaaaaaaaatagaaatatacctagtttgtcattactggcatattacttaaaataacaggcggattgtttatttacagataatgtcttcaattctacagttttataaactattttaaaaaaatagaaaaattacagtaggaatttaaagtaaattaaccataaaaataggattttattttttacagtgtaagaaCTCATACTGGAAACTCAATAGTTCACTTTTATGTCATGAAGCAGTTAAAATGAGAATTAAAGatctaataaattttttttagaataaagccAAGACCCAAAACATTTATTGTAGTATTTGGGAACTCCTTAATTATGAGGTAGGTACATTTattagaaaatattgcagtaCCGGTAATCTAGCTAAGAAAAAGCTATCTGAGGAAGAAAATGTGATTTCCATCATTACTGCATTATATGTCAGATAATATGTcagcagaagaaaaagaaagttTCTAAGAAAGCCAAAATAAACAAGACGTACAAAAAGTATCAATGGAAAGCAGAAGGAGTCTTTGTAAGATCTAGGAAACAATGGTTGGAGGAAGGTGAACTAAATTCTGTGTATTTCTTTCGTTTAGAAACATGGCAGGctcaaaacaacaactttgaTAAACTGGAAATAAACGATttggtttgcaacgatgcaaaaCAGATTGCAAATTATTGTTCTCAATTTGACAAAAATGATACAACAGTCAATACTGTGAAAGTGATGCTGTTTGTTTTATGGAAGACTTAACTGAAACTCAATCAATCAGCACAGCTGACcaagaattatgtgagcgtccaaTATGTCTCAAGGAAGTAGTGCAATCAATTAATATCTTAATTCATAACAAATCTCCTATAGTGGATGGTATTACATCTGAATTATATCAAATATTTTCAGAGGAACAAGCTCTCTTCTTACTAGGAGTATTGTGAAAGTATTAATACAGGTGTCCTTCCTCCAACTTTAACACAAGGCCTCATTAGCCTTATACCCgaaaacatatatacttacacccaaaaacatatatacatatacccaaaaacatatatacttacacccaaaaacatatatacatatacccaaaaacatatatacttacacccaaaaacatatttacatataccCAAAAACATATATTCTTATACCCaaaaacatatatacttacacccaAACCTAACAAAGTCATTGATCATTAGCCTTCTAAACAATGACTATAAGATTGTagctaaacatttaaaaatggttCTGGATGACATCATTGATGAGACACAGTCAGGATTTATGAGAGGGAGTCACATATGGAATAATATCATTTATGATTTATGAGAGGGAGCACATATGGAATAATATCATTTATGATTTATGAGATGGAGCACATACGGAATAATATCAGGCTTGTACTTGACATAGTGGATTACCCAGAGGTCATTCATGATGAAAGCTTCCTTCTTTTCTTGGACTTCTACAAAGCTTTTGACTCGATCGAACATGAATTTATCTTCAAGACACTTGACACATTTGgcaattttttacaaaaaacaatTAAGACTTTGTACTGCAATGGTAATAGTTCAATAAAGTTAAAAACTGGTACATCTCCAAGGTTCCAAATACAAGGTGTGATACGGCAAGGTTGTCCTATTTCTAGGTTTGTTAGCAacccaattacaaaccccgtttccatatgagttgggaaattgtgttagatgtaaatataaacagaatacaatcatttgcaaatccttttcaacccatattcaattgaatgcactacaaagacaagatatttcatgttcaaactcataaacttaattttttttggcaaataattaacttagaatttcatggctgcaacacgtgccaaagtagttgggaaagggcatgttcaccactgtgttacatgggctttccttttaacaacactcagtaaatgtttgggaactgaggagacacatttttgaagcttctcaggtggaattctttcccattcttgcttgatgtacagcttaagttgttcaacagtccgggggtctccgttgtggtattttaggcttcataatgcgccacacattttcaatgggagacaggtctggactacaggcaggccagtctagtacccgcactcttttactatgaagccacgttgatgtaacacgtggcttggcattgtcttgctgaaataagcaggggcgtccatggtaacgttgcttgaatggcaacatatgttgctccaaaacctgtatgtacctttcagcattaatggcgccttcacagatgtgtaagttacccatgtcttgggcactaatacacccccataccatcacagatgctggcttttcaactttgcgcctataataatccggatggttcttttcctctttggtccggaggacacaacgtccacagtttccaaaaacaatttgaaatgtggactcgtcagaccacagaacacttttccactttgtatcagtccatcttagatgagctcaggcccagcgaagccgacggcgtttctgggtgttgttgataaacggttttcgccttgcataggagagttttaacttgcacttacagatgtagcgaccaactgtagttactgacagtgggtttgtgaagtgttcctgagcccacgtgatgatatcctttacacactgacgtcgcttgttgatgcagtacagcctgagggatcgaaggtcacgggcttagctgcttacgtgcggtgatttctccagattctctgaaccctttgatgatattacggaccgtagatggtgaaatccctaaattccttgcaatagctggttgagaaagaaattcttaaactgttcaacaatttgcttacgcatttgttgacaaagtggtgaccctcgccccatccttgtttgtgaatgactgagcatttcatggaatctacttttatacccaatcatggcacccacctgttcccaatttgcctgttcacctgtgggatgttccaaataagtgtttgatgagcattcctcaactttatcagtatttattgccacctttcccaacttctttgtcacgtgttgctggcatcaaattctaaagttaatgattttatgcaaaaaaaaaaaggttatcagtttgaacatcaaatatgttgtctgtgtagcatattcaactgaatatgggttgaaaatgatttgcaaatcattgtattccgtttatatttacatctaacacaatttcccaactcatttggaaacagggtttgtatataaaaagTAGTCATTTAAAGGGATGTCTATATTCGACAGAGAAATAACTATCTGACACAACACTTTTTGAAGGACTCTTCTCAAATTCCTCTTGCCTTGGATGTGATTCATGTTTTCTCGTTGGCTTCTGGTCTCCATTTAAATGTGAATAAGTGTGAAATGCTGTGAGATGCTGTCTATATGTAAACTTCCAATTAGGGAGAGTATTAATTACCTAGGAATACTTATTACTAAAAATCAGAGTTCTAGATCAGTTTTGAACTTTAATCCAATTGTAGTTAAAACCAAGAAAAGATTTAACCAATGGCTACAGAGAGATTGATCCTTAAAAGGCAGAACCTTGCTTTCCAAAGCAGAAGGTATCTCCAGGCTTACGTATGCGGCTATTTATTtagatgtgtaccgtattttccgcactataaggcgcacctaaaaaccacacattttctcaaaagctgacagtgcgccttataacccggtgcgctttattacgattcattttcataaagtttcgatctcgcaacttcggtaaacagccgccatcttttttcccggtagaacaggaagcgcttcttcttctacgcaagcaaccgccaaggaaagcacccgcccccatagaacaggaagcgcttcttcttctactgtaagcaaccacccgcccccggaagaagaagaaaaaacgcgcggatatcaccgtacgtttcatttcctgtttacatctgtaaagaccacaaaatggctcctactaagcgacaaggatccggttcataaaaagacgcaatctctccatccgcacacggattactaccgtatttcacagcaactgatattcctgtgaaccgcactgtggaacgggagcacgtacggtgaatattcgcaccacagggaatgagaagtcatccttcactgtggttctagcttgccatgctaacttccacccatggtgatattcaaaaggaagacct
This sequence is a window from Nerophis lumbriciformis linkage group LG23, RoL_Nlum_v2.1, whole genome shotgun sequence. Protein-coding genes within it:
- the atp5f1e gene encoding ATP synthase subunit epsilon, mitochondrial, with protein sequence MVAYWRQAGLSYIRFSAICAGAVRAALKPQAQSVAMKAAEASVKVVKPKTS